In one Acidimicrobium ferrooxidans DSM 10331 genomic region, the following are encoded:
- a CDS encoding lycopene cyclase domain-containing protein yields the protein MSYTLEAVALAIVAVAIDWWVTRSRVVRTASFWITWVVVAAFQIPVDGALTRLRAPVVEYRSGTYLGIRLGHAIPIEDFVYGFALVLVTISLWVRFGRRASR from the coding sequence GTGAGCTACACGCTCGAGGCGGTGGCGCTCGCGATCGTGGCCGTCGCCATCGACTGGTGGGTCACGCGCTCGCGTGTGGTGCGAACCGCGTCGTTCTGGATCACCTGGGTCGTGGTCGCTGCGTTCCAGATCCCTGTCGACGGAGCCCTCACCCGACTCCGCGCGCCGGTGGTGGAGTACCGATCCGGGACCTACCTCGGGATACGGCTCGGCCACGCCATCCCGATCGAGGACTTCGTCTACGGCTTTGCCCTCGTGCTCGTGACGATCTCCCTCTGGGTCCGGTTTGGTCGTCGCGCGAGTCGCTAG
- a CDS encoding sterol desaturase family protein, with protein MLVLIALIAFVAMEPVAALVHRGIMHGVGWVIHASHHRPREGTFEANDAFPLLFALPTIALFWFGRHDPVAVAIAVGITLYGVAYSFVHDGYIHERLGRMPKVRYLEYLKHAHAVHHLYNEGPYGMLAPIVPAKHRAKLELEAVRAWRPSVAR; from the coding sequence ATGCTCGTGCTCATCGCGCTGATCGCGTTCGTCGCAATGGAACCCGTGGCCGCGCTCGTCCATCGTGGGATCATGCACGGTGTGGGCTGGGTGATCCACGCCTCGCACCATCGGCCCCGGGAAGGGACGTTCGAGGCGAACGATGCCTTCCCGCTGTTGTTCGCCCTCCCCACGATCGCGTTGTTCTGGTTCGGGCGGCATGACCCTGTCGCTGTTGCGATCGCGGTGGGCATCACGCTCTACGGCGTCGCCTACTCGTTCGTGCACGACGGCTACATCCACGAGCGCCTCGGTCGGATGCCGAAGGTGCGCTACCTCGAGTACCTCAAGCACGCCCATGCGGTGCATCACCTCTACAACGAGGGCCCCTATGGCATGCTCGCCCCGATCGTGCCCGCCAAGCATCGCGCGAAGCTCGAGCTCGAGGCGGTGCGCGCCTGGCGTCCATCGGTCGCACGGTAG